One genomic region from Campylobacter sp. RM5004 encodes:
- a CDS encoding methyl-accepting chemotaxis protein, with protein sequence MKLSQKISIYLAVVLVIASVILTTYEINRVKGIINKNYDELNGNDISVKSLYINTYIETKLNNIKKIANKFEKAKNLSPEFIKEIIEDDNKILDFQGLFIGLANGNVYKAETDLSFRLIPNFDGRTRAWFKEANEIRKASLSSIYKDVSSGKQATTIFAPVFINNEIAAVVGGNILVDDFSDEITRTNSLKNSSTIILDKNDEIISSSNKDDLGNPEWKKEFVTKLHDFYKSNKSGNFVFSKNNEDFLAYCVVDNLTGYDICAVMPKANIDETIHKSVLNSIFEFSLFILVVIGVLYFLIKSSLKPIEIIQKSLIEVFAFINHETKHASKINLNSKDEFGAMARAINDNIERTISSLDKDTQAVEQSVQTAAAIESGDLKARITLNPANPQLIELKNVLNKMLDTLEDKVGANTNSIEKIFDEYSQNDFRNEIKNARGKVELATNMLGKQIRDMLKTNLETARNLQEKSKILKTSVIDINEGARKQAASLQESAAAVEEMSASMHAVNQKSNEVIKNGEDIKNVITMIRDIAEQINLLALNAAIEAARAGEHGRGFAVVADEVRKLAESTQKSLTEIEASVNVLTQGINDMSESIKEQTQAITQINEAISSIDELTRANVVVADNTNKISDEVDSMASSAVESVMKNKF encoded by the coding sequence ATGAAATTATCGCAAAAAATTTCTATTTATTTAGCAGTTGTGCTTGTAATAGCATCAGTTATCTTAACTACTTATGAAATTAATCGTGTTAAAGGTATTATTAATAAAAACTACGATGAATTAAATGGTAATGACATAAGTGTGAAAAGTTTATACATAAACACTTATATAGAAACAAAATTAAATAACATAAAAAAGATAGCAAATAAATTTGAAAAAGCAAAAAACTTAAGCCCTGAATTTATAAAAGAAATAATAGAAGATGATAATAAAATATTAGATTTTCAAGGACTTTTCATAGGTCTTGCAAATGGTAATGTGTATAAAGCTGAAACAGATTTAAGCTTTAGATTAATTCCTAATTTTGACGGAAGAACTAGAGCATGGTTTAAAGAAGCTAACGAAATAAGAAAGGCAAGCTTATCATCAATTTATAAAGATGTTTCAAGTGGTAAGCAAGCTACAACTATTTTTGCTCCAGTATTTATAAACAATGAAATAGCAGCTGTTGTTGGTGGAAATATTTTAGTTGATGATTTTAGCGATGAAATCACTAGAACAAATTCTTTGAAAAATTCTAGCACAATTATTCTTGATAAAAACGATGAAATTATTTCAAGTTCTAATAAAGATGATTTAGGTAACCCTGAGTGGAAAAAAGAATTCGTTACAAAACTACATGATTTTTACAAAAGCAACAAAAGTGGTAATTTTGTTTTCAGTAAAAACAATGAAGATTTCTTAGCTTATTGTGTTGTTGATAATTTAACAGGTTATGATATTTGTGCGGTTATGCCAAAGGCAAATATAGATGAGACAATTCACAAGAGTGTTCTTAATTCTATTTTTGAATTTAGTTTATTTATTTTAGTTGTTATAGGTGTTTTATATTTCTTAATAAAAAGCTCATTAAAGCCTATTGAAATTATTCAAAAATCTTTAATTGAAGTTTTTGCATTTATTAATCACGAAACCAAACACGCAAGTAAAATAAACCTAAACTCTAAAGACGAATTCGGAGCAATGGCAAGAGCTATTAATGATAATATAGAAAGAACAATCTCTTCTTTAGATAAAGATACTCAAGCAGTAGAACAAAGCGTTCAAACAGCAGCTGCAATTGAAAGCGGTGATTTAAAAGCAAGAATTACTCTAAATCCTGCAAACCCACAATTAATTGAACTAAAAAATGTATTAAATAAAATGCTTGATACTTTAGAAGATAAAGTAGGAGCTAATACTAACTCAATTGAAAAAATCTTTGATGAATATAGTCAGAATGACTTTAGAAACGAAATAAAGAATGCTAGAGGTAAGGTTGAACTTGCTACTAACATGCTAGGTAAGCAAATAAGAGATATGTTAAAAACAAACCTAGAAACTGCAAGAAACCTACAAGAAAAATCAAAAATACTAAAAACAAGTGTTATTGATATAAACGAAGGTGCAAGAAAGCAAGCAGCAAGCTTACAAGAAAGTGCAGCAGCAGTAGAAGAAATGAGTGCATCTATGCATGCAGTAAATCAAAAATCAAACGAAGTGATTAAAAATGGAGAAGACATTAAAAATGTAATCACTATGATAAGAGACATTGCAGAGCAAATTAATCTTCTTGCACTAAATGCTGCAATAGAAGCTGCAAGAGCAGGAGAGCACGGACGTGGCTTTGCAGTAGTTGCTGATGAAGTAAGAAAACTAGCTGAAAGCACTCAAAAATCTTTAACAGAAATAGAAGCAAGTGTTAATGTATTAACTCAAGGAATAAATGATATGAGCGAAAGCATTAAAGAACAAACTCAAGCTATTACTCAAATAAATGAAGCAATAAGCAGTATAGATGAATTAACACGTGCTAATGTTGTTGTAGCTGATAATACTAATAAGATATCAGATGAAGTAGATTCTATGGCAAGCAGTGCAGTTGAATCTGTAATGAAGAATAAGTTTTAA
- a CDS encoding PAS domain-containing methyl-accepting chemotaxis protein has protein sequence MFFKNNKDNTEKLSLELKDKQAILKAIYGEMAIIEFDVKGNIVDANEHFLKATKYTLAEIKGKHHRMFCDSSYVNSSAYPMFWQELSRNIPQSGLFKRFTKDKNAIYLEANYLPIADENNQVYKVIKFAADVTEHENELLDLKNTINAASKSMALIEFDPNGEILDANENFLNTMHYRKNEIVGKHHSMFCDEEYVKSSAYRKFWDDLKSGIFQSGQFIRYSKDKTPVYLEASYNPVYNQEGKVYKVIKFASDVSRQVIRDMNKNKIVSELAQKNDESTDEGSKVIAKSVKNVQEIAEIMNESSELVHSLNIQSDEIVSVIQTIKDIAEQTNLLALNAAIEAARAGEHGRGFAVVADEVRKLAERTATSINEITMTINSIRNVSASVVESISKSIAQVNESVNLANTANDCMNKIKESSREVAKAMEQ, from the coding sequence ATGTTTTTTAAAAATAACAAGGATAATACCGAAAAATTATCGCTTGAGTTAAAAGATAAACAAGCTATATTAAAAGCTATTTATGGCGAAATGGCTATTATAGAATTTGATGTTAAAGGCAATATTGTTGATGCAAATGAGCATTTTTTAAAGGCTACAAAATATACTTTAGCAGAGATTAAAGGAAAGCATCATAGAATGTTTTGCGATAGCTCTTATGTTAATTCAAGTGCTTATCCTATGTTTTGGCAAGAATTATCAAGAAATATTCCACAAAGTGGATTATTCAAAAGATTTACAAAAGACAAAAACGCAATTTATTTAGAAGCAAACTATCTTCCAATAGCAGATGAAAATAATCAAGTTTATAAGGTTATAAAATTTGCAGCCGATGTTACAGAGCACGAAAACGAGCTTTTAGATTTAAAAAATACAATTAATGCCGCAAGCAAATCAATGGCTTTAATTGAGTTTGATCCAAATGGAGAAATCCTAGATGCAAACGAAAACTTTTTAAATACTATGCATTATAGAAAAAATGAAATTGTAGGCAAACACCATTCAATGTTTTGCGATGAAGAATATGTAAAAAGCAGTGCATATAGAAAATTCTGGGATGACTTAAAAAGTGGAATTTTTCAATCAGGACAATTCATTAGATATAGCAAGGATAAAACCCCTGTATATTTAGAAGCTAGTTATAATCCTGTTTATAATCAAGAAGGCAAGGTTTATAAAGTAATCAAGTTTGCAAGTGATGTTAGCAGACAAGTTATAAGAGATATGAATAAGAACAAAATCGTAAGCGAACTAGCACAAAAGAACGATGAAAGCACCGATGAAGGTAGCAAAGTAATAGCAAAAAGTGTTAAAAACGTTCAAGAAATAGCTGAGATTATGAATGAAAGTAGCGAGTTAGTTCATTCTTTAAATATTCAATCAGATGAGATTGTATCAGTTATTCAAACTATTAAAGATATTGCAGAGCAAACAAATCTATTAGCACTAAATGCTGCTATTGAGGCAGCTCGTGCGGGTGAGCATGGACGCGGCTTTGCAGTGGTTGCTGATGAGGTTAGAAAACTAGCTGAACGCACAGCAACATCAATTAATGAAATCACAATGACAATTAATTCTATTAGAAATGTAAGTGCAAGCGTGGTTGAGAGCATTAGCAAAAGCATAGCTCAAGTAAATGAAAGCGTAAATCTAGCAAATACAGCTAATGATTGCATGAATAAAATCAAAGAAAGCTCAAGAGAAGTTGCTAAAGCAATGGAACAATAA